Genomic DNA from Elusimicrobiota bacterium:
ACCGCAATGGGTGAGGATTTTCCCGTGACATTCCCGGTAAAGGGTCGATCCCACTGAATTGGTAACGGCCAGAGTTCGGGCCCCTTTCCCTTTTGCGTGCCGGACCGCGGCAATAGTGTCCGCCGTTTCACCAGATTGAGAAATGGCCACCAACAAATCCTCCGGCCCCACGAGGGGATTGCGGTAACGAAACTCCGAAGCGATTTCCACGTCGCAAGGCGCCTGAACCCACGATTCAAAAAAGTAACGGGCCAATAACCCCGCATGGTAAGAGGTGCCGCAGGCCACAATGGTCATTTTTCGAAATCCGCGAATTTGATCTTCCGAAAGTTTGAGGGTGTCTAAATGAACTTTGATTTCATCGATATTCAATCGGCCCCGAAGAGTGTCTTCCATGGAACGGGGCTGTTCATGGATTTCCTTCAACATGAAATGGCGGTAGCCGGCTTTTTCCGCTTGAAGGGGGTCCCAGGGGAGATAGGTGACGGCGCGTTCCAAGGGCCGACCGGTTTCGATACTGAACAGCTGGACACCGTCCCGGGACAAAAGGGCCAGGTCCCCGTCCTGAAGAAAAATGGCGTTCCGGGTACGCGCGAGGATGGCGGGGGCGTCCGACGCGAGAAAATATTCGCCATCTCCCATTCCCACCAAAAGAGGACATTCACGACGGGCCCCAATCACCACATCGGGACAATCGGCCGAAACGATCCCTAGGGCGAACGTCCCTTTAATTTCAGAGAGAGCCTCACGGACCGCTTCCACAAACTCCAGGGGAGCCAAGGGGACCCCCGCGCGTTGACGACGGGAGATCGCCCCACCCACAAGGTGGGCCACGACCTCCGTGTCCGTTTGGGATTCAAAGGTGACACCCCGAGATTGGAGTCCTGACTTTAACGCCATATAGTTTTCAATAATCCCGTTGTGGACCACCACGACGCGGCCCGTGGCGTCTCGGTGAGGATGGGCGTTCTCTTCGGAAGGACGACCGTGTGTGG
This window encodes:
- the glmS gene encoding glutamine--fructose-6-phosphate transaminase (isomerizing), which codes for MCGIVGYIGKEEAADVLLDGLRRLEYRGYDSAGMVVLNGKGLDIRRSVGKLVNLETHLKKSPLSGHAGVGHTRWATHGRPSEENAHPHRDATGRVVVVHNGIIENYMALKSGLQSRGVTFESQTDTEVVAHLVGGAISRRQRAGVPLAPLEFVEAVREALSEIKGTFALGIVSADCPDVVIGARRECPLLVGMGDGEYFLASDAPAILARTRNAIFLQDGDLALLSRDGVQLFSIETGRPLERAVTYLPWDPLQAEKAGYRHFMLKEIHEQPRSMEDTLRGRLNIDEIKVHLDTLKLSEDQIRGFRKMTIVACGTSYHAGLLARYFFESWVQAPCDVEIASEFRYRNPLVGPEDLLVAISQSGETADTIAAVRHAKGKGARTLAVTNSVGSTLYRECHGKILTHCGPEIGVASTKAFTAQLGVLYVLALYGALIRGTLPRAEVETIMKNLLHLPRWVGDALKTEAAVSLIAKKYFHSRHFLFLGRNLNYPIALEGALKLKEISYIHAEGYPAGELKHGPIALIDEDMPVVAIATQSRVYDKVMTNLEEVSARGGRVIALATEGDTRITALTSDIIWLPEVPESMAPAVNVVPLQLLAYHIAVLLGCDVDQPRNLAKSVTVE